One Opisthocomus hoazin isolate bOpiHoa1 chromosome 25, bOpiHoa1.hap1, whole genome shotgun sequence DNA window includes the following coding sequences:
- the TMEM9 gene encoding proton-transporting V-type ATPase complex assembly regulator TMEM9, which produces MMFAQCTWKCASSAPLIVLLCCILAPLAQADKSSEDIRCKCICPPYRNISGHIYNKNVSQKDCNCLHVVEPMPVPGNDVEAYCLLCECKYEERSTTTIKVIIIIYLSVVGALLLYMAFLVLVDPLIRKPDAYTQPLHNEEENEDARSLAAAPTPSGARANTVLERVEGAQQRWKRQVQEQRKTVFDRHKMLS; this is translated from the exons ATGATGTTTGCCCAGTGCACCTGGAAGTGTGCGAGCTCCGCGCCGCTGatcgtgctgctgtgctgcatcCTTGCTCCTCTAGCACAAGCCGACAAG aGCTCGGAGGACATCCGCTGCAAGTGCATCTGTCCCCCGTACCGGAACATCAGTGGGCACATTTACAACAAGAATGTGTCGCAGAAGGACTG CAACTGCCTGCATGTTGTGGAGCCGATGCCGGTGCCAGGGAATGACGTGGAGGCCTACTGCCTGCTGTGTGAATGCAAGTACGAGGAGCGCAGCACCACCACCATCAAG GTGATCATCATCATTTACTTGTCCGTGGTGGGGGCACTGCTGCTTTACATGGCTTTCCTCGTGCTGGTGGACCCTCTGATCCGGAAGCCAGATGCTTATACCCAGCCCCTGCACAATGAGGAGGAGAATGAG GATGCTCGCTCCTTGgccgcagcccccaccccgtCCGGCGCTAGAGCCAACACGGTGCTGGAGAgggtggagggggcccagcagcgCTGGAAGCGCCAGGTGCAGGAGCAGAGGAAGACGGTTTTCGACCGCCACAAGATGCTGAGCTAG
- the LOC104337055 gene encoding alpha-1,6-mannosyl-glycoprotein 4-beta-N-acetylglucosaminyltransferase isoform X2, which yields MVVVVHLADADPEWNVHVAADIARKFAHHILLGRLLLIHAPHEFYPTLEGLKRNYNDPEERVRFRSKQNVDYAFLFAFAANLSSYYLMIEDDVWCAKSFLTAIRKALASREGSNWATLEFSKLGYIGKLYRSSDLPRLARFLLLFYQEMPCDWLLVHFRLLLTQKDVIRFKPSLFQHMGLYSSFQGTINRLEDDEFQADALDLPDNPPAALFTSMAVFENYEPLKAYSTAEGYFWGKDPAAGSVFSIVFHQPAHITRVRVRTGSEERRGDSLRAGVLELGWWRRADGRDCSAYTTVGTFEKGTFERRGLERGVPGPVECVRIRVTQDQSEWLIIQSIDIWTTAGT from the coding sequence atggtggtggtggtgcaccTGGCCGACGCAGACCCTGAATGGAACGTGCACGTGGCTGCCGACATCGCCCGCAAGTTTGCTCACCACATCCTCCTCGGCCGGCTCCTGCTTATCCACGCTCCCCATGAATTTTACCCTACCCTCGAGGGCCTCAAGAGAAACTACAACGACCCGGAGGAGCGGGTGAGGTTCAGGTCCAAGCAGAACGTGGACTACGCCTTCCTCTTCGCCTTCGCTGCCAACCTCTCCTCCTACTACCTGATGATCGAGGACGACGTGTGGTGTGCGAAGTCCTTCTTGACGGCCATCCGCAAGGCGCTGGCTTCCCGGGAAGGCTCCAACTGGGCCACCCTTGAATTCTCCAAGCTGGGCTACATCGGTAAGCTCTACCGCTCCAGTGACCTTCCTCGCCTGGctcgcttcctcctcctcttctaccAGGAGATGCCCTGCGACTGGCTGCTGGTCCACTTCCGCCTCCTGCTCACCCAGAAGGACGTCATCCGCTTCAAACCCTCCCTCTTCCAGCACATGGGCCTCTACTCCTCCTTCCAGGGCACCATCAACCGGCTGGAGGACGACGAGTTCCAGGCTGATGCCTTGGACCTTCCCGACAACCCACCGGCGGCCTTGTTCACCAGCATGGCCGTCTTCGAGAACTACGAGCCCCTCAAGGCTTACAGCACAGCAGAGGGGTATTTCTGGGGGAAGGACCCAGCAGCCGGCAGCGTCTTCTCCATCGTCTTCCACCAGCCGGCCCACATCACCCGCGTGCGGGTGCGCACGGGCTCCGAGGAGCGCCGGGGCGATTCCCTGCGCGCaggggtgctggagctgggctggtggcGGCGGGCTGATGGCCGGGACTGCTCTGCCTACACCACCGTGGGCACCTTCGAGAAGGGGACCTTCGAGCGGCGGGGGCTGGAGAGGGGCGTGCCGGGCCCCGTGGAGTGCGTGAGGATCCGGGTAACGCAGGACCAAAGCGAGTGGCTCATCATCCAGAGCATCGACATCTGGACCACGGCGGGCACCTGA